A region from the Altererythrobacter sp. H2 genome encodes:
- a CDS encoding FecR domain-containing protein, which produces MRSDLILIGSAALGLSLAPAEASDGASSRDDVIYTIKPGDTLIDIGRKYLISPQAYRAVQRHNAIRDPLRLRPQTRLAIPVQYLKATLHDAQVVAFRGTVQVLQKGQAAPVQLQMRLVEGATIETGSDGFVTLQLANGSRMSMPSNTRLRIARMRTYRINRGADLDFQVERGRVETKAAPLDNPASRFRIRTPVAVTAVRGTVFRVGYSGPGAPSTSEVVEGKVSVDHSVVPAQVDLATGFGAAASQDGALEREELLPAPMLAGSAKLQRDPELTFALVPSDAARGYQVQIARDAGFVDVLAEGRSNTPSLTFADLPNGTYFLRAMAIAPSGLVGLAETHAFLRNRESASAAALPGPERAFRFDWNLGDAGPPAYRLQIFAAQNQAVPVVDEPGLTAPGMTVTALPNGKYTWRVGQVRVIDGTPEEYWTPLESFSIDF; this is translated from the coding sequence TTGCGGTCTGACCTTATCCTGATCGGCTCTGCCGCGCTCGGTCTTTCGCTTGCGCCCGCTGAGGCAAGCGACGGGGCATCATCGCGTGACGACGTGATCTACACGATCAAACCGGGCGACACGCTGATTGATATCGGCCGGAAATACCTCATCTCCCCTCAGGCTTACCGCGCCGTCCAGCGGCACAATGCGATCCGGGACCCGTTGCGTCTTAGGCCGCAAACGCGGCTTGCCATTCCCGTGCAGTACCTCAAGGCGACCCTGCATGATGCCCAGGTCGTCGCCTTCAGGGGCACCGTGCAGGTGCTGCAAAAGGGCCAGGCCGCGCCCGTTCAACTGCAGATGCGGCTGGTCGAGGGCGCGACGATCGAGACCGGGAGTGACGGGTTCGTCACCCTGCAGCTGGCCAACGGATCGCGGATGTCGATGCCGTCAAATACCCGGCTTCGCATCGCCCGGATGCGCACTTACCGGATCAATCGCGGCGCCGACCTCGATTTCCAGGTCGAACGCGGCCGCGTGGAGACGAAGGCCGCACCGCTGGACAACCCGGCCAGCCGCTTCCGGATCCGCACCCCGGTAGCGGTCACAGCCGTGCGCGGCACCGTTTTCCGGGTGGGCTATTCGGGGCCGGGTGCGCCGTCGACTTCGGAAGTGGTCGAAGGAAAGGTGTCGGTCGATCACAGCGTCGTGCCCGCACAGGTGGATCTTGCCACCGGGTTCGGCGCTGCCGCCTCGCAGGATGGTGCGCTTGAGCGGGAAGAACTGCTGCCCGCACCAATGCTGGCGGGTTCGGCCAAACTGCAGCGTGACCCGGAGCTCACCTTCGCGCTGGTCCCGAGTGACGCGGCGCGCGGCTATCAGGTCCAGATCGCGCGGGACGCAGGGTTTGTTGACGTGCTGGCTGAAGGGCGCTCGAACACCCCTTCCCTCACTTTCGCGGACCTGCCCAACGGCACCTATTTCCTCCGCGCCATGGCGATCGCGCCGAGCGGCCTGGTGGGTCTGGCAGAAACGCACGCCTTCCTGCGCAACCGGGAGTCGGCCAGCGCCGCTGCCCTCCCCGGCCCCGAGCGCGCCTTCCGCTTCGACTGGAACCTGGGCGACGCCGGCCCGCCCGCTTACCGCCTGCAGATTTTCGCGGCTCAGAACCAGGCCGTTCCGGTGGTCGACGAGCCGGGCCTTACCGCACCGGGAATGACCGTAACCGCCCTTCCCAACGGGAAATATACTTGGCGTGTCGGCCAGGTCAGGGTTATCGACGGCACGCCTGAGGAATACTGGACACCGCTTGAAAGCTTCAGCATCGATTTCTGA
- a CDS encoding response regulator transcription factor — translation MEVSMRIAVADDDRDSREFVSGLLTRAGYNCACFADGRDLVAHLRRETYDLLLLDWNMPGMTAIDVIDWVRQTMAEPPKIIVLTSRSAEQDIIEALDRGADDFITKPSGPGVIRARVAANLRKAAAGEGEGRLTVYGRYCFDALEETARFDGQTVKLTAKEFALALLLFDNLRRPLSRTYILQRIWNNSADLATRTLDMHVSRLRTKLCLRPQNGYQLQTVFGYGYRLDAHCDENPVAV, via the coding sequence ATGGAAGTCAGTATGCGCATTGCCGTTGCAGACGATGACCGTGATTCCCGGGAGTTCGTTTCCGGACTGCTCACCAGGGCGGGTTACAACTGCGCCTGCTTTGCCGACGGGCGGGACCTTGTCGCCCATCTGCGGCGCGAAACCTACGACCTCCTGCTGCTGGACTGGAACATGCCCGGGATGACCGCGATCGACGTGATCGACTGGGTCCGCCAGACCATGGCCGAGCCGCCGAAAATCATCGTCCTGACCAGCCGCTCGGCCGAGCAGGACATTATCGAGGCACTGGATCGGGGCGCGGATGATTTTATCACCAAGCCTTCTGGGCCAGGCGTGATCCGGGCCCGGGTTGCGGCCAACCTTCGCAAAGCGGCCGCAGGCGAGGGCGAGGGCCGCCTGACAGTTTACGGCCGGTATTGCTTCGATGCGCTCGAAGAAACTGCCCGTTTCGACGGCCAGACCGTCAAGCTGACGGCCAAGGAATTTGCCCTGGCCCTGCTATTGTTCGACAATCTCCGGCGGCCCCTGTCGCGCACCTACATTCTCCAGAGGATATGGAACAATTCAGCGGACCTCGCCACGCGGACTCTGGACATGCACGTATCGAGGCTCCGCACGAAGCTGTGCCTGCGCCCTCAGAACGGCTACCAGCTTCAGACAGTCTTCGGCTATGGCTACCGGCTTGATGCACACTGTGACGAGAACCCGGTTGCGGTCTGA
- a CDS encoding beta-ketoacyl-ACP synthase III produces the protein MHDDTPLTGRPVISSTGLYTPEESISNAELVASFNAYVERFNAAHAAEIEAGEVAALQPSSVEFIEKASGIKSRHVMAKEPILDPEIMAPRWRERSNEEISILAEIGVAAARDALARAGRDAAQVDAVLCAASNMQRAYPAMAIEIQQALGIDGFGFDMNVACSSATFGIQTAADYIRAGHARSVLVVSPEITSGHLNWRDRDSHFIFGDVATAVLVEDAAIAPAQHWDIIGTKLKTVFSNNIRNNFGFLNRATPETEGTPDKLFVQEGRKVFKEVVPMVAQMIVDEAARLGIEPHSLRRLWLHQANAGMNRLISHRVLGHEASEDESPTVLDTYGNTSSAGSIIAFHQHSADLAAGDTGLICSFGAGYSAGTVFVRKVA, from the coding sequence ATGCACGATGACACTCCTCTGACCGGTCGCCCCGTCATTTCCTCCACCGGGCTCTACACGCCTGAGGAAAGCATTTCCAATGCCGAGCTGGTTGCCAGCTTCAACGCCTATGTCGAGCGGTTCAACGCCGCCCATGCGGCCGAAATCGAAGCGGGCGAGGTGGCCGCGCTCCAGCCCAGCTCGGTGGAATTCATTGAGAAAGCGAGCGGGATCAAGTCGCGCCACGTCATGGCAAAGGAACCCATCCTCGATCCCGAAATCATGGCGCCGCGCTGGCGTGAGCGGTCGAACGAGGAGATTTCGATCCTCGCCGAGATCGGCGTCGCTGCGGCGCGCGACGCGCTGGCAAGGGCGGGCCGCGATGCAGCCCAGGTGGACGCCGTGCTGTGTGCCGCATCGAACATGCAGCGCGCTTATCCGGCCATGGCAATCGAGATCCAGCAGGCGCTCGGCATCGACGGATTCGGCTTTGACATGAATGTCGCCTGCTCATCCGCGACCTTCGGTATCCAGACTGCGGCGGACTATATCCGGGCCGGCCATGCCCGTTCGGTGCTGGTGGTCAGCCCGGAAATCACCTCCGGCCACCTCAACTGGCGCGACCGGGACAGCCACTTCATCTTTGGTGACGTGGCCACCGCCGTGCTGGTGGAAGACGCGGCCATTGCGCCCGCGCAGCACTGGGACATTATCGGCACCAAGCTGAAGACGGTGTTCTCCAACAACATCCGCAACAACTTCGGCTTCCTCAACCGCGCCACGCCCGAGACCGAAGGCACGCCCGACAAGCTGTTCGTCCAGGAAGGGCGCAAGGTATTCAAGGAAGTGGTGCCGATGGTCGCGCAGATGATCGTGGACGAGGCAGCACGGCTGGGTATCGAGCCGCACAGCCTGCGCCGCTTGTGGCTGCACCAGGCCAATGCGGGCATGAACCGGCTGATTTCGCACCGGGTGCTGGGGCACGAGGCGAGCGAGGACGAAAGCCCGACCGTGCTCGATACCTACGGCAACACCTCAAGTGCGGGCTCGATCATTGCCTTCCACCAGCACAGCGCGGATCTGGCGGCCGGTGATACCGGCCTGATCTGCAGCTTCGGGGCGGGTTATTCGGCCGGTACGGTGTTCGTGCGCAAGGTGGCCTGA
- a CDS encoding phosphatase PAP2 family protein: MQLPFFPFPRWLGEVPVIAVAGGLFALCTALLANHGIWPDPGSILGNLRLYLLSVLAIGCLDATRTLLRQRPASPTAHLLSRYTSPEARAFAAGGALMFALCVVLMPYFSKMKAAIPLFNSYTWDEAFIAWDRGLFFGYDAWEVLQPVLGYPVVTATLAFLYQAWFLLLYPGVLWFAYGQMDETVRRRFFLSYVLSWTVVGGAMATWLASVGPCFIGPLLGDRTFDAQMAYLNAANEQVPVMTLKVQGMLLDWFHADANGLGSGITAMPSMHVAIAFLFWLATRHAAPRAARWFGLFFAVTWISSVHLAYHYAVDGLVSVIAVAAIWRLSAVVITAWDAILARQATLRTNTVPAE; this comes from the coding sequence ATGCAGCTGCCGTTTTTTCCGTTTCCGCGCTGGTTGGGAGAGGTGCCCGTTATCGCGGTGGCCGGCGGCCTGTTCGCCCTGTGCACGGCCTTGCTGGCCAACCACGGCATCTGGCCCGATCCTGGCTCGATCCTCGGTAATCTGCGGCTCTACCTGCTCAGCGTGCTGGCAATCGGCTGCCTGGACGCCACGCGCACGCTCCTGCGTCAACGCCCCGCTTCCCCCACCGCGCACCTGCTGAGCCGCTATACATCGCCCGAGGCGCGGGCCTTTGCCGCCGGCGGCGCGCTCATGTTCGCGCTCTGCGTGGTGCTGATGCCCTACTTTTCAAAAATGAAGGCCGCGATTCCGCTGTTCAACAGCTATACGTGGGACGAGGCATTCATCGCCTGGGATCGGGGCCTGTTCTTCGGGTACGATGCGTGGGAAGTGCTCCAGCCGGTCCTGGGCTATCCGGTGGTGACCGCCACCCTCGCCTTTCTTTACCAGGCCTGGTTCCTGCTGCTCTACCCCGGCGTGCTGTGGTTCGCTTATGGCCAAATGGACGAGACCGTGCGGCGGCGGTTCTTCCTGTCCTATGTGCTCAGCTGGACCGTGGTCGGCGGCGCGATGGCGACCTGGCTCGCCTCGGTCGGCCCCTGCTTCATCGGGCCGCTGCTGGGTGACCGCACGTTTGATGCCCAGATGGCCTACCTCAATGCCGCCAACGAGCAGGTGCCGGTGATGACGCTGAAAGTGCAGGGAATGCTGCTGGACTGGTTTCATGCCGATGCCAACGGGCTTGGCAGCGGGATAACCGCCATGCCCAGCATGCACGTGGCCATCGCCTTCCTGTTCTGGCTGGCGACCCGCCACGCCGCCCCGCGCGCAGCACGCTGGTTCGGACTGTTCTTTGCGGTGACGTGGATCAGCTCGGTCCACCTGGCTTACCATTACGCGGTAGACGGACTGGTCTCGGTAATCGCCGTGGCCGCCATCTGGCGCCTTTCAGCAGTTGTCATAACTGCCTGGGACGCCATCCTTGCGCGTCAGGCCACCTTGCGCACGAACACCGTACCGGCCGAATAA
- a CDS encoding phosphatidylserine decarboxylase codes for MAGELMDNKGRGDASWSWPAIHPEGRKFGLIAVAISLGAAFMAWETIAWPIAFLSLGVFAFFRDPERVVPQDDRAIVSPADGLVSLIMQVEPPAELQGQDASGAPGLGAGPVTRISIFMSVFDVHINRSPIGGVVRRLVYIPGKFMNADLDKASEENERQHILVERTDGVMIGFTQIAGLVARRIVPFVKPGDLLAVGQRVGLIRFGSRVDVYLPAGTDSRVLLGQKVIAGETVLAEIGQQRLIEGVSQ; via the coding sequence ATGGCAGGTGAACTGATGGACAACAAGGGGCGGGGCGACGCCAGCTGGAGCTGGCCCGCGATACACCCCGAAGGGCGCAAGTTCGGATTGATCGCAGTGGCGATCAGTCTGGGCGCGGCATTCATGGCATGGGAAACCATTGCCTGGCCGATTGCATTTCTCTCGCTCGGCGTGTTTGCGTTCTTCCGCGACCCGGAACGCGTGGTTCCGCAGGATGACCGGGCGATTGTCTCCCCGGCAGACGGGCTCGTCTCGCTGATCATGCAGGTTGAGCCGCCGGCCGAACTACAGGGACAGGACGCTTCGGGCGCGCCCGGGCTCGGCGCCGGACCGGTCACCCGCATCTCGATTTTCATGAGCGTGTTCGATGTCCACATCAACCGTTCGCCGATTGGCGGCGTGGTGCGGCGGCTGGTCTATATCCCCGGCAAGTTCATGAACGCCGACCTCGACAAGGCGAGCGAGGAGAACGAACGCCAGCATATCCTGGTTGAGCGGACCGACGGCGTGATGATCGGTTTCACTCAGATTGCCGGCCTGGTGGCGCGTCGCATTGTGCCGTTCGTCAAGCCGGGCGACCTGCTCGCGGTTGGCCAGCGGGTCGGGCTGATCCGGTTCGGCAGCCGGGTCGACGTTTACCTGCCCGCGGGCACCGATTCGCGGGTGCTGTTGGGCCAGAAGGTCATTGCCGGCGAAACGGTATTGGCGGAAATCGGCCAGCAGCGCCTGATTGAGGGCGTGTCGCAGTGA
- the pssA gene encoding CDP-diacylglycerol--serine O-phosphatidyltransferase: MTDEGPRLGPKAAEDEFPQSRAGGRGLTLRAVLPNAITAAALCSGLTGIRFAIGGEWKLAIFAIILAGLLDGIDGRIARLLKAQSRFGAELDSLADSLSFGMAPALIIYLWTLQDLPSIGWFAALAFAICCALRLARFNAQIDVDEQPHKSAGFLTGIPAPVGAGLAFLPFYLWMATGNEMFRDPLANAIWIVAIAVLMISNLATLSWGLIRPHRSLRLAFIALVGMLFAALLLEPWWSLVAICVLYLGLMPYAAWRYIRFRQQRGERMAANPAP, from the coding sequence GTGACGGATGAGGGGCCGCGGCTCGGTCCCAAGGCGGCCGAGGACGAGTTTCCCCAGTCCCGTGCCGGCGGACGCGGGCTGACCCTGCGGGCCGTCCTTCCCAACGCCATTACTGCCGCTGCGCTCTGTTCCGGCCTGACCGGCATTCGCTTTGCGATTGGCGGCGAATGGAAGCTGGCGATCTTCGCAATCATCTTGGCCGGCTTGCTGGACGGGATCGACGGACGGATTGCCCGGCTGCTCAAGGCCCAGTCGCGCTTCGGTGCGGAGCTGGACAGCCTGGCCGATTCGCTGTCCTTCGGGATGGCGCCGGCGCTGATTATCTATCTGTGGACTCTGCAGGACTTGCCCAGCATTGGCTGGTTCGCCGCGCTCGCCTTCGCGATCTGCTGTGCCTTGCGGCTGGCCCGCTTCAACGCGCAGATCGACGTGGACGAACAGCCGCACAAGTCGGCCGGGTTCCTGACCGGCATTCCGGCGCCGGTGGGGGCAGGGCTGGCCTTCCTGCCATTCTACCTGTGGATGGCGACCGGGAACGAGATGTTCCGCGACCCGCTTGCCAATGCGATCTGGATTGTCGCCATTGCAGTGCTGATGATTTCAAACCTGGCGACGCTTAGCTGGGGCCTGATCCGGCCGCATCGCAGCTTGCGGCTGGCGTTTATCGCACTGGTGGGGATGCTGTTTGCGGCGCTTTTGCTGGAACCCTGGTGGTCGCTGGTCGCGATCTGCGTTCTCTATCTGGGGCTGATGCCTTACGCGGCGTGGCGCTATATCCGGTTCAGGCAGCAGCGCGGCGAGCGTATGGCTGCCAATCCCGCGCCCTGA
- the rpsB gene encoding 30S ribosomal protein S2, protein MAAPVVTMQQLIEAGSHFGHQTHRWNPRMKPYIFGARNGVHIIDLSQTVPLFARALDFVEATVRSGGKVLFVGTKRQAQQPIAEAARACGQHFVNHRWLGGMLTNWKTISQSIKRLKTLEEQLSGETSGLTKKEVLQLTRERDKLEMSLGGIRDMGGIPDVMFVIDANKEDLAIKEANVLGIPVVGILDTNVDPSGIAFPVPGNDDAARAVRLYCDAIRDAALAGRGAKVMQSGADFGAMDTPPTEELAAEA, encoded by the coding sequence ATGGCGGCTCCAGTCGTCACGATGCAGCAATTGATTGAAGCCGGATCGCACTTCGGCCACCAGACCCACCGCTGGAACCCGCGGATGAAGCCGTACATCTTCGGCGCGCGCAACGGTGTCCACATTATCGACCTGTCGCAGACCGTGCCGCTGTTCGCGCGCGCGCTCGATTTCGTCGAAGCGACCGTGCGTTCGGGCGGCAAGGTGCTGTTCGTCGGCACCAAGCGCCAGGCCCAGCAGCCGATTGCCGAAGCGGCCCGCGCCTGCGGCCAGCACTTCGTCAACCACCGCTGGCTCGGCGGCATGCTGACCAACTGGAAGACCATCAGCCAGTCGATCAAGCGCCTCAAGACTCTTGAAGAGCAGCTCTCGGGCGAAACCTCGGGCCTGACCAAGAAGGAAGTGCTCCAGCTGACGCGTGAGCGCGACAAGCTGGAAATGTCGCTTGGCGGCATCCGCGACATGGGCGGCATTCCTGACGTCATGTTCGTGATCGACGCCAACAAGGAAGACCTGGCCATCAAGGAAGCCAACGTGCTCGGCATCCCGGTGGTTGGCATCCTCGATACCAACGTCGATCCCAGCGGCATCGCTTTCCCGGTTCCGGGCAACGATGACGCGGCCCGCGCCGTTCGGCTTTACTGCGACGCCATTCGCGATGCGGCCCTGGCCGGTCGGGGTGCCAAGGTGATGCAGTCGGGCGCCGATTTCGGTGCCATGGACACGCCGCCGACCGAGGAACTCGCCGCAGAGGCGTAA